GATTATTATGTAGATACTGTCAATTTAACAGATATTACAGACCACGGAATAAAAGAAATGCTATCCAAACTTGATCCTCATACAAGTTATATTCCTGCAAAAGATGTAGAAATAATGAACTCTCAATTAGAAGGCGATTTTGAAGGAATAGGTGTTGAGTTTGTGCTTTTTGAAGATACAATTCAAGTGATTATGCCAATTCCGAACAGTCCATCTTCACGAGCAGGAATAGAAGCAGGAGACAGAATTATAAAGGTAGATGATACGCCAGTTGCCAATGTAAAGATTGATAATAGAAAAGTTTTTGATTTGCTACGTGGAAAGAAAAACTCAAAAGTAAACTTGACTGTTTTTCGTCCTTATCAAAATAAAGAATTAGTTTTGACCGTTGAGCGTGGCACAATTCCTACCCATACAGTAGAAGTAGGTTATATGCTTACTCCAAAAACAGGTTATATAAAAGTTTCTCGTTTTGGAATGAATACTTTTAAGGAATTTGAAACACAATTAAATAAACTTCTTCGTGAAGGAATGAAAGATTTAGTTTTAGATTTGCGTGGAAATCCAGGTGGTTATATGGATCAAGCTGTCAGAATGGTTGATGAGCTTTTGGCAGGAACAGAAATGATTGTTTATACTGATGGAAAAAAAGACCGTTTTGATAGTGAAGAAAAAGCACACCGAAAAGGAAATTTTGAAGAAAATGCTGTAATAGTTTTATTAGATGAAGGAAGTGCTTCTGCTTCTGAAATTGTAGCTGGTGCTTTACAAGACAATGATAGAGCTTTGATTGTTGGAAGGCGTTCGTTTGGTAAAGGGTTGGTTCAGAAACCAATTACACTTCGTGATGGCTCAGAACTTCGTCTTACTATTTCAAGATATTATACACCAAGTGGTCGTAGCATTCAAAAGCCATATAGCGACACAACAGATTATAGTTTGGAGATTATGGAACGTTATACCAATGGCGAATTATATCAAGCTGATAGTTCAAAAATGAATACAGAGAAAAAATATAAGACGCTTCATGGAAGAACTGTTTATGGAAGTGGTGGAATAATGCCTGATATTTTTGTATCAAGAGATACTTCTTATTTTACGCCTTATGTCGATTCACTTTACTCTAAAAGTGTGGTAAGAAACTGGACAAGTACCTACTATAATCTCAATAAAGAGAAATTTAAAGCGATGAAAGTGAATGAATTTATTTCTAACTTTACTATTGATAAAAAACTAGAAAACGACTTTTTAAATTTTGCCAAAAATCAAAAAGTAATTTTTAATGATGCTCAATATCAAATTTCAAGAAGTTTTATTTTGAATCAAATAAAAGCAAGTTTAGCAAAACTAAATTGGCAATATGAAGGATATTATCCTGTTTTAAATCAAGAAGATAAAGAAATCAAAGTTGCTTTAGAAAACCTTGGAAAAGCAGAAGAACTCAAAAAATATTATTTGATAAAGGAATAAATATTTTTTTTAGAGAATAGTTTGAATTTTTTTAAGACAAAACCTTCTTAATTATAAAATTGAGAAGGTTTTGTGCTTTTTCTTGAAGTTGTCGGTGTGGACACCGACAACGGCTTATAACCATAACCTGCTTTTACACAAAAAACTGCCTTTGTTTCACCAATGAGAAAGGCAGAATCCTCAAATTCGCTTTAGTAGTACTTTTATTTATAGTCATCTATTTTTCACTTTCCTTCTTTTGTTAATACTCAACCGTCGTTGAGACTCAAATGAAGTCGTCAACGAGGTTGTGATACTTTAAAAAGGAGGTTCATCATCAAAATCTACTGATTTTTTATTCTTCAAATCATCAGCAATTGGATTCATATTATTTCCTTTACTTTGGAGAGTCGTAAATCCATCATCTATTGGAGGCATATTTGAAAGATTATCATTTGCATTTGGAAAACCACTATCATAACCTGTATTTCCTGCTGAAAAGCTTCCCTCATCCAAATCTTGAAATTTTGTATATTTTCCTACAAACTGTAAAGTAACCGTTTCCAAACTACCATGACGATTTTTTGCAATTATTACTTCGGCTGTTCCCTGTGTAGGATTTCCCATTTCATCTTGCGTAATTTCATAATATTCAGGACGATAAAGGAAAATTACCATATCTGCATCTTGCTCAATACTTCCACTTTCCCTCAAATCTGAAAGCATTGGTTTTTTATCTCCACCACGAGTTTCTACGGCACGAGAAAGCTGAGAAAGTGCCATTACAGGAACGTCAAGCTCTTTTGCAAGCTGTTTTAAAGCTCTTGAAATACCTGCAATTTCTTGCTCACGATTTCCTCCTCCTTTTCCAGAATCGCCAGACATAAGTTGCAAATAATCAATGACAATCATATCCAAATTATGCTGAGATTTTAATCTTCTCGCCTTTGCACGAAGTTCTAACATCGTGATAGCTGGGGTGTCATCAATAAAAATCTTGGATGCTGAAAGTTGAGTAGTTCGGTGGACAAGTTGCGCCCATTCGTGGTCTGCAATACTTCCATTACGCAATTTCTGACTTTCTACTTCTGCTTCTGAGGACATCATACGAGTCAAAAGCTGTTCGGCTGACATCTCCAATGAGAAAATAGCAACACAATGGTCATATTTTACAGCTGCATTTGCCAAAGCTGAAAGAACGAAAGCTGTATTATGTGTAAGTGTAAAATCATCAGTTACATACAAACTATCAGCACTATCAATTTTGATACAGGCAGCTTCTTTTTTTCCAACAAAATCTATTTTGGTAATGTACTTAAAGAGTGGCGAGAGGCTATTATTAGTAGTCGTTTGTGCGCCTATTTCCAAATCTAAAAGATTAGCAGGAAGTTCAAACTCTAAATAAAAATAATTCTCTCCTTTTTCATTTTTCTTTTCTGCAACAAGAACCATTCCTCCCAAAGAGCGAATCAAAAAAACAAAATCATCTTTAATTCTGATTGAATCTGTCTTATATTTTCCTTTTGAATCATTATCCAAACGCCCTGAAAAAGCCAACATTCCTTCTAAAAGTTCGGTTCGTTGTCGCACACTTGACCATAAATATTCTTTAGGAATAAAAGGATCTTCTGAAAAATTGACCATTTGGTCACCAAAGGCATTTTGTAGTTTTTCGTATGTTTCTGCCATTCTTTCGCTGGTCTTAAATGCTTCTTTATTGGCTAAAAGACTCGTTTGACTTTGATTGGCTACAAAAAGACCTACTAAATAACTACTCAAAGGCAACTTTTTTTCTTCCCATTGAATGGGCATAACCATCGGAATATAATGGTTTGGTTTGCCTGAGCCTGTCAGAAGTGTATTTTTGATTTGAGATAAAGAACGAACAGCTAGTTTATTTTCAGACTGTTGAAAAGTTATCCATAAATGTTCGTCACAACATTCAGTACTTGTATTATCTTCAAAAGTTACCTTATAAATTGATTTTTTACCTTGTGGAAAAACGTCTTTTACTTTATGGAATTTGCCATCACTTCCTGCCAAAACATCATCTTTTTTTACTTCTCCCATTGTTTTCCAACCATTTTGAGAGAGAAGTTTTGCATCCACAGGTTGTGCCTTTCCCATACCAGGGCGAGCTGCCAAGATAATCAAATCCGAACGCTGCCAACCTGCTGTTATTCTATCCAAAGCTGTAAATCCACTCTGAATTCCTGTAATACCTGTTTTATTTTTTCGCTTTTCTTCTAAATCTTTGAGTGTGTTTAAGTACACGGAAGCCATATCAGAGGTTCTTTTTCTGACATTATCTTCTGTTATTTCGAAAAGTTCACTCTGAGTTTCATCTAAAAGCTCAAAAGCATCTTTTGTATCTTCGAAGGCATTTTGGCGAACTGTCGAAGCGACGCCAATCATTTTTCTTTTGATAGCACGTTCCACCACTTCATGCGCATGATAGACAACATTTGCAGACGAACTTACTTCTGTTGTCAATCGAACAAGCGCATACGCACCTCCAACAATTTCTAAATTTCCATTTTTTTCTAATTGTGTTCTGACTGTCAGAAGGTCAATTGGAGAACCTTTTGCAGAAAGTTCTAGCATCGCTTGATAAATAAGCTGATGGGCATCTTTATAAAAACTATCTGCCTTCAAAATATCGACTACATCTTCAAAAGCCTTTCTTTCTAATAAAAGCGCACCCAAAATAGCCTCTTCCAAAGGAATTGATTGAGGTGGAAGTTTACCCATTTCATTGGATAAATCGTTCGCAAAACCATTTTGCTTTTTTTTATTGAAAGAACCTTTTTTAGAAAAATTATTGGTTTTATTATCCATTTTTTTGAAGATGTATTTATATAAAACTATTTTGACTATTCTAACGCTTAAATCTACGTCACAACTATTTATTTTTTTGGAAGCGTTTTTAATACAAATTTACTAAAAATAATAGCACAAACTAAAAATTTTTGGGTTTTAATTTGTTGTTAACTTTAGGGTACTGAAAAAATATATAGGCACAAAAATAGAGCTTCACTTTTGAAACTCTGTTTTTTTGATTTGGAATGGATATTATCAACTACAAATATCTAGTTTTTTAAGTCGGCAGAGCCGAATTGGAATTGGAATTATTTAATGCTAACTTTTATCTAAAAAACCATCATAAATCCATATTAAAAGTCTAAATAGTAAAATTGAAGATATGTAAATAGATAATCCTATTATAGGAACAGGATAGTAATCTTTAAAATTCTTATTATTAATTATCAGTAAATAAATACTACCAACACCATATGTAATAGTCATAAACATATTAACTGCTAACCATACTGATAAAAGTCGTAAAAGACCTTTATTTACAGTATTAAACCTTTCAAACCAAATCAAAATAAATTTTCTTTCCATAAAATAAATTATTAATTAAAAAAACAAAATAATGTATAAAATATCTCAATAGTTTACATTTCTTCATAATCTATATTTATACTATTTTCAACATATTTAATATTTGAATGTCCTATTTTTTTAATAGCCTCTTTTTTAATAGACTCGAAATGTCCATCTTCAATGTCTCTGATAACATAATCTTCATTCGCAGTTGCTTCTTGTGAATTATATGATATGATGTGAAATTGATTATTCTTTTTATCAAGCCATTTACTTGTAGAGTTGAATGAATAGTGAGGCATAATCTGATTGTTTTAATTATAAATAAAAAAACTGCACTTGAATCATTTTTTTTTGTAGTAGTATGCTAACGAATATAACCCACAATTTTTCTACAAAAGCTAGGCAAGTAATAAATTAAGAGATAAGAACTTTTGGATAGCCTAGTAAGGCAAAGTAAAACTATTTAATAGCCATTTTAAACTCTACTTCAATATTTAGTTCTTTATAGAATTCTTTCAAATCTGTTAGCAAACTTTCTTTTTGGGATTGATATTGCTCTACTCCAAACTCGTCTTTAATTTCCTTTTTAATGGAAATCATTTGCTCTGTTTTTAAAACCCATTCAAGATTTTCAGTAATAGCACTAATTAAATTTTCTTTTTTGTTAGTTATTTGAAAACTCATTATTTATTTATGATTAATTTGAATAAATGATTTAAGATATTTTCTTCTCCTCCTATCGTGTTTAGGATTAGTTTTACTAAACCAGTTATACCAGTATGCTGAATCTGCTTGAAAAGAAAAGTATTTTGGATGATTTTCAGGATAAATGGCTACAAAACGAGTATCTAAATTAAATTTCTCTTTAATAATCTCATTTTTTAGTTTATTTGAAGAAGCTGCAACTTTTTCATAAACTTCAAAATCTACAAAACTAACTATGTCAATATCTTTTGGGTCAGTTTTT
This is a stretch of genomic DNA from Bernardetia sp. MNP-M8. It encodes these proteins:
- a CDS encoding S41 family peptidase, which codes for MSESNSESSNERLIYTRSTPKENKAKTKSDTSISAAQIKLPIFTAIALGVGLIFGARFFGSQDNSFTTSLIGLQTEESASDQAKKMRQVLSYIEDYYVDTVNLTDITDHGIKEMLSKLDPHTSYIPAKDVEIMNSQLEGDFEGIGVEFVLFEDTIQVIMPIPNSPSSRAGIEAGDRIIKVDDTPVANVKIDNRKVFDLLRGKKNSKVNLTVFRPYQNKELVLTVERGTIPTHTVEVGYMLTPKTGYIKVSRFGMNTFKEFETQLNKLLREGMKDLVLDLRGNPGGYMDQAVRMVDELLAGTEMIVYTDGKKDRFDSEEKAHRKGNFEENAVIVLLDEGSASASEIVAGALQDNDRALIVGRRSFGKGLVQKPITLRDGSELRLTISRYYTPSGRSIQKPYSDTTDYSLEIMERYTNGELYQADSSKMNTEKKYKTLHGRTVYGSGGIMPDIFVSRDTSYFTPYVDSLYSKSVVRNWTSTYYNLNKEKFKAMKVNEFISNFTIDKKLENDFLNFAKNQKVIFNDAQYQISRSFILNQIKASLAKLNWQYEGYYPVLNQEDKEIKVALENLGKAEELKKYYLIKE
- the dnaB gene encoding replicative DNA helicase, which gives rise to MDNKTNNFSKKGSFNKKKQNGFANDLSNEMGKLPPQSIPLEEAILGALLLERKAFEDVVDILKADSFYKDAHQLIYQAMLELSAKGSPIDLLTVRTQLEKNGNLEIVGGAYALVRLTTEVSSSANVVYHAHEVVERAIKRKMIGVASTVRQNAFEDTKDAFELLDETQSELFEITEDNVRKRTSDMASVYLNTLKDLEEKRKNKTGITGIQSGFTALDRITAGWQRSDLIILAARPGMGKAQPVDAKLLSQNGWKTMGEVKKDDVLAGSDGKFHKVKDVFPQGKKSIYKVTFEDNTSTECCDEHLWITFQQSENKLAVRSLSQIKNTLLTGSGKPNHYIPMVMPIQWEEKKLPLSSYLVGLFVANQSQTSLLANKEAFKTSERMAETYEKLQNAFGDQMVNFSEDPFIPKEYLWSSVRQRTELLEGMLAFSGRLDNDSKGKYKTDSIRIKDDFVFLIRSLGGMVLVAEKKNEKGENYFYLEFELPANLLDLEIGAQTTTNNSLSPLFKYITKIDFVGKKEAACIKIDSADSLYVTDDFTLTHNTAFVLSALANAAVKYDHCVAIFSLEMSAEQLLTRMMSSEAEVESQKLRNGSIADHEWAQLVHRTTQLSASKIFIDDTPAITMLELRAKARRLKSQHNLDMIVIDYLQLMSGDSGKGGGNREQEIAGISRALKQLAKELDVPVMALSQLSRAVETRGGDKKPMLSDLRESGSIEQDADMVIFLYRPEYYEITQDEMGNPTQGTAEVIIAKNRHGSLETVTLQFVGKYTKFQDLDEGSFSAGNTGYDSGFPNANDNLSNMPPIDDGFTTLQSKGNNMNPIADDLKNKKSVDFDDEPPF